A stretch of DNA from Triticum dicoccoides isolate Atlit2015 ecotype Zavitan chromosome 2A, WEW_v2.0, whole genome shotgun sequence:
ctgacaaaagtagtcttcgcctgcgcaaagctctggtgatgacgccgtcttgggctccacggtgacctccatctcgtagtcctcctggtcttggtctcgttgcaccgaaatggcaacctttgcctgatgcctcggtactccgcggctgcgctttcccctttgcaccaaagaggaagggaggacactgcgcgggctggcacccgcctggcgcccccggtagtcatggcttgcgtcacgggcacctcgtgaggtaccccaccttgatctctccgcctcctcgtgagccagcctgacgaggccgtgcctgaggaagctccgtgtcgtccaccccgcgaggcttggcccctcgcgagggtcttgggtttgtgttggtgaagatgggtcgtgcttggcccccctttgagccacgccgcaagccgcaggcaggcaagtctagggacccccgttcccagaacatcgacaactgagctacggctaattcactcattaacaggttcaaacaagcgtggcaaaagtgcaaaagataacaggttacagacttggtgaaattaacagcatgtcaggaatttatcatcaggaagcaatgtttagagcacgataactacatgctacaggaacatatcatggcaaagcaaggcatggcatgaagctactcaaagcatataacaaaagtcccttagtgaccatgagccaaaagggatcagaaaatacaattgcaagcatgtgaacatagccaaaacataaacagatttagacttagtgaaaaactagagcatgcaaaacagattaacaagtaggcatgtttacgagctcgatgcactcactacgaggcattgcatgataatctaagcatatacctagcaaatagacatggcatagaagctagacatggtaagaacaacaacatagcatgcacggatcaacaacaacaagctcggaaaaatcgctaaacatgttaacaatctgccaggaacattttagagcaaaagtagagctcgattgactcaagctagggtactccataattgcaaacaaagacatggatggatagagcacaacattatctacaaaacatccttactgatcatgctcaaaagatgcacggatcactaggaaacaacatgaacatatggcataaaaacaataacaggacaaggacttggtgaaattctaagtccctgaaatcagcatcattgagtaagctactttgcatgcttgtgctagtcaccacaaagatcacaaaaaatacatggcatacacccctaaaaagatggcatggcattctacaaaacacatgtagagctcaagatcgtagcatgcacacattaatcatggcaaaaatgacaaaaggccatttgctgaaatagatctgaaactttcctcacatagccctcttccaacagcatttcgggcatcaagatgagatgaaatgaaaatgatgcaatgagatgaaatgatgtactcgtcgagacgaacattttgatatactacacgcacgaatcggagctacgatgaggaagttatggcatgtcaaaaatTGCAAAATATTTAGGGTTTGGAGGGGAAAAAGTCAACTGAGATTtgtccagatccagatctggcacgGATTACGAGGTTCGTCAGGGTACTGTAGCTGCACGTGGTCCGAGGTCACCGGAGTTCCCGTCGTCGCCGGAGTAGGAGGGAGAGGCGGTgaggaggcgaggaggaggccggccggagttGGTGGCGGCGCCGGTGTCCTCCGCGGTGAGGCAAGCACCGGCattttgagtcaagtgattatgatacccagacattttgagtatatgttcactaacagaactattcttctccatcttgcagctatagaacttattggagacttcatatctctcaatccgggcatttgcttgaaatatgaacttcaactcctggaacatctcatatgctccatgacgttcaaaacgtcgttgaagtcccgattctaagccataaagcatggcacactgaactatcgagtagtcatcagcattGCTCTGCCAgatattcataacatctggtgtttctccagcagcaggcctggcacccagcggtgcttccaggacgtaattcttctgtgaagcaatgaggataatccacaagttacggacccaatccatgtaattgctatcatcatctttcaactttgctttctcaaggaacgcattaaaattcaacgaaacaacagcacgggccatctatctacaatcaaacatagacaagcaagatactatcaggtactaagttcatgataaatttaagttcaattaatcatattacttaagaactcccacttagaaagacatccctctaatcttctaagtgatcatgtgatccaaatcaactaaaccataaccgatcatcatgtgaaatggagtagctttcaatggagaacatcaatatgttgatcatatctactatatgattcacgctcgacctttcagtctcagtgttccgaggccatatctgcatatgctaggctcgtcaagtttaacctgagtattctgcgtgtgcaaaactggcttgcacccgttgtagatggatgtagagcttatcacatccgatcatcacgtggtgtctgggcacgacgaactttggcaacggtgcatacttagggagaacacttttatcttgaaatttagtgagagatcatcttataatgctaccgttaatcaaagcaagataagatgcataaaagataaacatcacatgcaatcaatataagtgatatgatatggccatcatcatcttgtacttgtgatctccatctccgaagtatcgtcatgatcaccatcgtcaccggcgcgacaccttgatctccatcgtagcatcattgtcgtctcgccaatcttatgcttcaacgactatcgctaccgcttagtgataaagtaaagcattacagggcgattgcattgcatacaataaagcgacaaccatatggctcctgccagttgccgataactcggttacaaaacatgatcatctcatacaacaaaatatagcatcatgtcttgaccatatcacatcacaacatgccctgcaaaaacaagttagacatcctctactttgttgttgcaagttttacgtggctgctacgggcttagcaagaaccgttcttacctacgcatcaaaaccacaacgatagtttgtcaagttggtgctgttttaaccttcgccaggaccgggcatagccacactcggttcaactaaagttggagaaactgacacccgccagccacctgtgtgcaaagcacggcggtgaaaccagtctcgcgtaagcatatgcgtaatgtcggtccgggccgcttcatccaacaataccgctgaaccaaagtatgacatgctggtaagcagtatgacttatatcacccacaactcacttgtgttctactcgtgcataacatcaacgtatgaaacctagctcggatgccactgttggggatcgtagtaattccaaaaaaaattcctacgcacacgcaagatcacggtgatgcatagcaatgagaggggagagtgttgtctatgtaccctcgtagaccggcaacggaagagttgacacaacatagaggaagtagtcatacgtcttcccgatccgaccgatccaagtaccaaacgtacggcacctccgagttctgcacacgttcaactcggtgacgtccctcgagctccgatccagccgagtgttgagggagagtttcatcagcacgacggcatgatgacgatgatgatgttctaccgacgtagggcttcgcctaagcaccgctacgatatgaccgaggtggaatatggtggaagggggcaccgcacacggctaaggagcgATCACgaacatcaacttgtgtgtcacggggagcccccctgccccgtatataaaggagggagggggaggtgcaaccggcccctaggggtgtgcctggaggagtcctactcccaccgggagtaggactcccccctcttgccttgttggagaaggaaaggggaagggggaaagaggaaaggggggcgccgccccccccccccttccttgtcctattcggactagggggaaggggcgcgcggcctgccctggccggccctcctcttctcccttagggcccatgtaggcccattaacccccggggggattccggtaaccccccggtactcccgtaaaatcccgatttcacccggaacgattccgatatcgaaatataggcttccaatatatcaatctttatgtctcgaccatttcgagactcctcgtcatgtccatgatcacatccgggactccgaacaaccttcggtacatcaaaacacaaaaaccctaattacgatcgtcaccaaactttaagcgtgcggaccctacgggttcgagaactatgtagacatgaccgagacacgtctccggtcaataaccaatagcggaacatggatgctcatattggttcctacatattctacgaagatctttatcggtcaaaccgcataacaacatacattgttccctttgtcatcggtatgttacttgcccgagattcgatcgtcggtattccaatacctagttcaatctcgttatcgggaagtctctttacttgttccgtaatacatcattccgcaactaactcattagttgcaatgcttgcaaggcttaagtgatgtgcattaccgagtgggcctagagatacctctccgacaatcggagtgacaaatcctaatctcgaaatacgccaacccaacaagtaccttcggagacacctgtagagcacctttataatcacccagttacgttgtgacgtttggtagcacacaaagtgttcctccggtaaatgggagttgcataatctcatagtcataggaacatgtataagttatgaagaaagcaatagcaacaaactaaacgatcaagtgctaagctaacggaatgggtcaagtcaatcacatcattctcctaatgatgtgatcccgttaatcaaatgacaactcatgtctatggttaggaaacataaccatcttcgatcaacaagctagtcaagtagaggcatactagtgacactctgtttgtctatgtattcacacatgtattatgtttccggttaatacaattctagcatgaataataaacatttatcatgatataaggaaataaataataactttattattgcctctagggcatatttccttcagctgcgtctccggctcgcccaggatgaaaagcccattttctgtcatgattttttgtcatagaagtaggagcccaccacatctatgatgatatcgggttttgtcacaattatcgtcatagaagtgtcatatgtatgacagaaaaaaaattcgttcggcccaaaatgtcacggatgtgtctttttttgtagtgcttaggggctggttcccctccacatacagcccatagggtcctccgaggcaggtggacccttccggtggacccccggaaccctttcggtggtcccggtacaataccggcaaaccctgaacacttccggtgaccgtatgaggacttcccatatataaatcttcactccggaccatttcgaaactcctcgtgatgtccgggatctcatccgggactctgaacaaccttcggtaaccacatactatttcccataacaactctagcgtcaccgaaccttaagtgtgtagaccctacgggttcggaaaccatgtagacatgaccgagacatctcttcggccaataaccaacagcgagatctggatacccatgttggctcctgcaTGTTCCACGGTGATcttatcagatgaaccatgatgtcaaggattcaatcaatcccgtatgcaattccctttgactatcggtatgttacttgccggagattcgatcgccggtatccccatacctcgttcaatctcgttaccggcaagtctctttactagttctgtaacgcatgatcccgtgaccaactccttagtcacattgagctcattatgatgatgcattaccgagtgggcccagagatacctctccgtcatacggagtgacaaatcccagtcttgattcgtgccaatccaacagacactttcgaagatacctgtagtgcacctttatagccacccagttacgttgtgacgtttggtacacccaaagcattcctacggtatttgggagttgcacaatctcgtggtctaaggaaatgatacttgatattagaaaagctttagcaaacgaactacacgatcttgtgctacgcttaagattgggtcttgtccatcacatcattctcctaatgatgtgatcccgttatcaatgacatccaatgtccatggtcaggaaaccatgaccatctattgatcaacgagttagtcaactagaggcttactagggacatattacgatctatgtattcacacatgtattacggtttccggttaatacaattatagcatgaacaatagacaatcatcatgaataaggaaatataataataaccattttattattgcctctagggcatatttccaacaagttttgCTAAGTCTTAATTGACTAAGACTTCGTTATGTCTTCCTTTGATTTTGCATGAAAATTCGAGCAAAAGAATTATTCTCAGTTTTTTTTCTTCTCATATGCTATATCACTTGACTGAGActgttaagtctcagtcgactgagacctagccacATCCATTATTTTATTCCTATCTGGTGGGATAATACTGAGGAAAACTCTGTCTTTAACAGTCCACGCAAAATGGCATAGTGAGGGGTACTGTACTTACATACACCGTAAGTAAATTATTGGTTTTCTTCAACAAGGTGAATTCTATtaattcaaaatgaagcatcaagtttAATACAAACAATGAGCAAATACTCGAGTTCTGCATAATTAAGATGCACTCAACTACCACcagcacacacataaataaatacgCCGGCAAAGAGCAATATCATACAAGACCAAAATTATGTCTAaatgagaaaaaaatcaaaaacGATCAAAACAATGATTGACAAATTACATCAACGACCATATCCGCACCGACCATCTCTTTATACCACAGGAACACTGAGGTTTTTCAACAACAACGCGTTTAGGGTTTCGATTTACAATGTCTCCttagtgccccccccccctccctagctAGCGTCTTCCCCTAGCACCCTCCCGTTGGTTCGGTCACGTCGCCCACCAGCCATCAGAAAACAATGTATTTTTTGCGTAAGTGTAAAAAGGTGGTAAGAAGAATGTGAAGAGGTCATTAAGAGTGCTCCAAATTCGTTGGGATATTTGGTTGTGGAGCTACAATGATGTTAGAACCCAAGACACTTCGATGGTTCATGACATGTCGTATAATCTTACACAACATGATTGTGCAGAATGAGGACGAAGGGGCAGCCCGCACACATGGTTTTGAGAAGCCTAGAGTTCAAGTCCGCCTAAAACAAGAGACAGagcatgttgtcaactttctttagATGCATCGACAACTTCGAGATCAACGGATGCACATGCAACTTCTTATGATCCTGTGAAGCATGCATGGATCCACGCTGATAATCACTGAACTATTTTTCATGTTTTTTATTATGCACTATGAATAAATTTTATGTTTAGACTGTATTTTTATGTACGAATAATTTGTTTTGTGTGCACTGTTCATTGCTTGTGTTTTTATGCATGGATTTGGGACTTTAAAAGTAGATGTTATGGTGACAAATGAGGACATTTGAGGATCGGCGTTGTCTGCGAACATGCCTCGGATTTGTCCAGttcagttgtagatgctcttagaagCTCTGTAAGCATACAAGTACGAGTTGTAgaattgtagatgctcttagaatGGAAGGAAAATTATGTTCTCTTTTTATCTGTTGCAAAAAAAgatcggaaatgttaacgcccacacgtgtggcatggcGTCAACTCGACCACATGCGCTTATCGCCGTCCACTGCATTTCGCATGAATCTTGACACGATGCTGGGATTCCGGACTGCCACGTAGGACTAGCGAAGTGTGTGGCGTGTATGCCACTTCGCCCGCACACCGTTTTGCCCCGACGACGACGGTTTTCATAGTCAGCGCGTGCGGTGGAACTGCCATCTCGCCCGCACACGATCTCGAACGCGTGGTTGCCATATTGCACGACTCGCCACTCACCCCTCCCCGCACTGGTGATCTCTCGCTCCCTCCCCATTTACTCCCCAACCCACCCATTCTGCAGCGGTTCCAATCGATTCTGGAGGAGTCGagaggagaaggcggcggcggtggcggaataGTCGACGGCATTCGCGGCGGTTGTTGGGATTTGCCGGCCGGGGACGTCGTCGCCGGAGCAGCTGCAGGCCGAAGGTAAGCCTTCCGCCGTGGTCACACCCATTCCCCCGCGATTCATATCCCCTTTCTGTGCTTGCTCGATTTCCCATCGGGATTTCTCGAGATCCCAGCGTTTTTCACGGTGCGCATGTGTTGCCGCCGGCGAGGAGTCGGTTGTTTTGCTCACCCCTCCTGCACGGTAGTTTGTTATGGTCTCGTCGCCGTCTCTCTCGCCGTCAAGCCGGTGAGACTCACCGAATCCCCAACCGCATGTGCTCTCGCAACAGCTTTTTGGGATGGCGATGTTGATGTTGTTTAGTTCATTATGTTGCTCCTGAAATGCTATTGCCGTTAGTGTCGAGGTGTTtgtgttgatgaaattgatgtTATGCTAGTTGTGGACGAACCCTAGATCTATTTCAGGCGCATTTCATAGTTTTGAGAATGATTGCCATGACAATTTGAAACAACTGCCACCACTGATGGCAACTGATTTCTGAAATTACTGTGTCAGTTGCCTTGTCAGTGGTGCATTTTAGGCGCATGTCAGATTGTATGAGAATGAAAGTCAAGTCAATTTCAATATCTACCACCTCTGATGGCAACTAATTTTTGAAACAACTGTTTTAGTTGCCATGTAATTGGTACGACAATGTTACTGTTTGGTTTTGTTTGAATCTACTTTTTAGGTGCATTTAAAATTGTTTGAGAATGATTGTCATGGCAATTTCAACAACTACCACCAATGATGGCAACTGATTTTTGAATCAACTGAGTCAGTTGCCATGTAGTGGTGCATCTTAGGCACATTTTTAGGGTGTTTGAGAATGAAAGTCATGCGAATTTCATCAACTACCACATCTAATGGTAATTAATTTCTGAAACAAATGTGTCAGTTGCCATGTCAGTGGTACAGTAATGTTACTGTTTGGTTTTTGTTGGATACCGTTTTATGTGCATTTCAAATTGTTTGAGAATGATTGTCATGGCAATTTCAAcaactgccaccactcatggcaactAATTTTTGAATCAACTGAGTCAGTTGCCATGTCAGTGGTGCATCTTAGGCACATTTTCAGAGTGTTTGAAAATGAAAGTCATGTGGATTTCATGGCAATTTTAACAACTGCCACCACTGATGGCAACTGATTTCTGAAACAACTGTGTCAGTTGCCATGTCAGATGGAGTGCCTTTTATCTGCCACAACTAGGTGTTTTGTTAACATGGCAACATGAATCTAGCATATGTCTGCCCCTATTTTTGAAGTACCCTTTAGTTAACTGCCACCACTGATGGCAACATGAATCTAGCTGCATTGCAGTTTGACACTTGCAAACGACAACTGAATCATTTAAGAAGCAGAGACATGTGTTGTTGTCGTCTGTCTTTTTAATACGTGTTGCTCCATTTGATGCGTGTTTTTTGTTGCCACTGTAGCACAATGGCTCGCGGCGACCATCAGGACGATGACGATGACTTCATGGAGGTACCGCCACAGAATCGTGCGACCGGTCGGTCAAAAGCTGGTGATGAGGTCACCCCCCACACACCTATTTTTTAATTTGGCTTTGAGTATTCAATTTTCTGTTTTAGACCTGAATTCTCACTAAACTGATTATGGCAACAACATATACTCGCTGTttttttttgcagaagaagaaacgtgATAGTACATGGCAACCATAGTTGATTGTCCATGGCAAATACAGTTGATAATACATGGCAATTGCAGTTGATTATCCATGGCTATTGTAGTTCATCAGAGATGGCAACCACAGTACATCAGACATGGCAACCACAGTTGAtcacacatggcaactacagttgatCACACATGGCAACCACAGTTGATCACACATGGCAAATGCATTTCACTACACATGGCAAATGCATTCATATCATACACGACAAACTACACTTTTTGCGAATACAACACACAAGCAGCAATGTCACATATAATTCCTCTGATGTTGCATTGTCAACAGAATCACTTCATACTACTCACCTGTGTTTGACGTCGTTGGCAGGTACCCGATTGCTGACGATTGCCACGTGCTACATGACGGTCCTGCGTTTCCACCATAAAACTTGTAAGTATTTTCCATCTCTTCAAGTCTTTTTTTCATCTTTTCGGCAAAAGTTGAATGGTTTTATTGATACGTGTTACCTTGATTTGCCACATTGGCTACTTGAAATTGGTCGAACATAAATCCATCAGCGTTAGCGTCCCGTGTTTGAACTTGCCAAGTCACCCCTGAGTTTGACCCTATGAAAAAGTAACATGGTAGGACATAAGTACAATACCATTCCCCCNNNNNNNNNNNNNNNNNNNNNNNNNNNNNNNNNNNNNNNNNNNNNNNNNNNNNNNNNNNNNNNNNNNNNNNNNNNNNNNNNNNNNNNNNNNNNNNNNNNNNNNNNNNNNNNNNNNNNNNNNNNNNNNNNNNNNNNNNNNNNNNNNNNNNNNNNNNNNNNNNNNNNNNNNNNNNNNNNNNNNNNNNNNNNNNNNNNNNNNNNNNNNNNNNNNNNNNNNNNNNNNNNGGTCCCGCGGAAATGAGTTGATTGTACTCTGATGCATCCCAAGGTTGCATTGCCGGGTTTTGAGAAAACCAATGATCTGCGCCATCTTTCTGATTCATTCTTCCGCCTCTTTTCCCATTGTGTTTTTCAGTCACTGCACAAACAAGAGACACATGAAACTGCATTTTCTGCTGATTTTTTTGTACATACAAGAAAGACACGGCAATCCCATCACAATTATTGCGTAGACAACCAATTACATGATGGCAAATATGATATGCACGTTTGTTATCCCATTTTCTAAAATCTGGATGCCAAGTGTCGTTTTTGAACTGATGGCGATGAGCAACACAGTAAGATGGCAACTGACTGAACACCATGGTGGCCACTAACTGCAAAGACAGGCGGCAACCAACGTAAAAATTGAACGGCAACTAGTTCTCTCTATTCCGATTGCCACCCAAATCCACCCCATCCATTCCTTCCATGCTTCTAGCGAACACTAGATCCGTGTGGCAATTGCCACGTAGTTGTGGATGTAGTTGCCCGCTTCGTGGGCAATCAGAAAGTTCAACTAGTAGGGGTGGAAATAGGACCAGAAAGACGATGAGATCGGAGATCGACCTGCTCCTCTTTTGTCTGTCGCCGCGGGCTCGTCGANNNNNNNNNNNNNNNNNNNNNNNNNNNNNNNNNNNNNNNNNNNNNNNNNNNNNNNNNNNNNNNNNNNNNNNNNNNNNNNNNNNNNNNNNNNNNNNNNNNNNNNNNNNNNNNNNNNNNNNNNNNNNNNNNNNNNNNNNNNNNNNNNNNNNNNNNNNNNNNNNNNNNNNNNNNNNNNNNNNNNNNNNNNNNNNNNNNNNNNNNNNNNNGTCgatcgggggtgggggtgggggcggggTGTATGGGTGGTGGTGTCAAGGGGTTGGGTAGGATGGAGGGGGGTGGGTGCCGCTACAGATCtagtctggttgccatggcaaccagagaaggcACGCGATGGGATCGGGAGGTAGGAGACGATGTAGATCTGATGCGATAGGTTTCGTCGGTAGGTCAAGGCGTCGAGCGCGCGTTCGGGTTTTGCGGGCAGCGGAATGGGCCGCCCGGACGTGTGGGCGTTCGCgccacacaccggacgtgcgggTCGTGGCTCGTGCGCCCGGACGCCGTCGTGCGGGCGGGATTAGTCCCCGCACCGAACAGGACGTGCGGGCCGACCCacctaactgccacacgtgtggcagttatcggcgtcAAATGAGGACATTAAAAGTAGATGTTATGGTGACAAATGAGGACATTTGTGTTTTTATGCATGGATTTGGGACTTTAAAAGTAGATGTTATGGTGACAAATGAGGACATTTGAGGATCGGCGTTGTCTGCGTACATGTCTCGGATTTGTCCAGttcagttgtagatgctcttagaagCTCTGTAAGCATACAAGTACGAGTTGTAgaattgtagatgctcttagaatGGAAGGAAAATTATGTTCTCTTTTTATCTGTTGCAAAAAAATATTGCTTGTTGGGCTGCCTCCCTGTCTGCTGGTGCTTGGAACACCTAGAATTTCGTAGAACTATCTGGTAGTAGTTGGAGTCGATCTGTAGCTTTGTTGAAGGATGTTTGCTGGTTGTTCAGACTAATAGTTTCGTTAATGAAATCGAAGGGAAAAgccctcttttgctcaaaaaaatACAAGTGGAAAGAAAACCATTTCTGCTTGCTTGTCAGATATTATACCACCCATGCGCCGGTCTACGTCAAAACGGCCACGCGCGTCCGCCTTCCACGCATCCCGGATTGGAAGATCTTGAGCACAGAAGTTAGGACCCATGAACGTGAAAATGTACTGTACCAAGCCTACAACTCATCGCTCCGATAATCAGCGAAGGGTTGGGTCCGTCGGCACGCGCCGTTGGCGGCCAGGCTCTCCAGCCAGAGCTCGTCGCGGACGGTGGAGTCGGCGTCGTCGTTGCGGTGCCATGCCCAGCGTGCCGCGGTCGCGTTCACCACGCTCAACCGGCCATGCCCAAAGCTCGCCTCCCTCATCAACGAGAGCCGAGCCAGCTTATGATTCTTCTGGAAACTGCGTGCGGCGACCACACAAACAGGGCAGAAAGGATTCAGCTACGGAACGAATCAATTTAGTTTTAAGCCTACGCGTCGTTTGCAACTTACTCGAATGCAAGCCCTTCTCTGTTCCCGCCGTCGCCGATTGTGATGTGCACCGGCCCGCACGGGTTCGCCTCGTTGTCATAGATCCTTGCCTGCAACAGTTAACATGTGTACATCAGTCTCTCACACTTTCACGCGCAGCCAGATCAAGTCGGAGCGGCGAAAACAACAACTCACGAAGCGTTCGTAGGCGTGGACGTGGCCGGAGAAGACGACGTCGACGCGGGCCTCGTAGAGCAGGCGCTCCATGGCCTTCCTCATGGCTTCCCCCTCGCCGGCGTGCGCCGCGTTGGTGTTGTACCACGGGGCGTGCAGCAGCACGACGAGCCACGGGGTGGCCCGCCGGTCGACCCGGGCTAGGTCGCGCGCCAGCCACCCATACTGCTCCGAGGTCGAGTTGAAGGCGGCGTACGAGCCGAGCATGACGACGTGGACGGCGCCCCCGGCCGCGTCGAAGGAGTAGTAGAGCGCGGACGTCGACCCGCTCTCCTCGTGCGGCATGCGCCACCGCGTGGTGTAGGCGACGAACGGGCCGGGCAAGCCCGGGAGCGCCATCCCGGCCTCCACCTCGTGGTTCCCCTCGGTGACCATCCACGGCCGCCGGCTCGCGTGCTCCTGCACGAACCGCCCGAACGTGTCCCACAGCGGCTGCTGGGTGTCGGCGTAGGCGAGGTCGCCTGGCACCAGCAGCATGTCGTAGTCGGTCTTGCTGACGTGGGCCAGCGTCGACGCCGTCCATTCGGTCTGCCCGAGGTCCCCTGAGATTCAAATTTTTAGATCGCACGGCCACGGCAGCGTGCATGTGCAAGTGC
This window harbors:
- the LOC119355077 gene encoding purple acid phosphatase 22-like, whose amino-acid sequence is MSSRSSQVTCIPLVHVEAMEPNRISTRFVVLLVVGTLIVSTAAEYVRPPPGRVILTEHDKTASHPQQVHLSVVGANHMRVSWITDAKHGHSVVEYGRASGNYTTSATGEHTSYRYYLYSSGKIHHVTIGPLDTDAVYYYRCGMVGDEFTLKTPPAALPIELALTGDLGQTEWTASTLAHVSKTDYDMLLVPGDLAYADTQQPLWDTFGRFVQEHASRRPWMVTEGNHEVEAGMALPGLPGPFVAYTTRWRMPHEESGSTSALYYSFDAAGGAVHVVMLGSYAAFNSTSEQYGWLARDLARVDRRATPWLVVLLHAPWYNTNAAHAGEGEAMRKAMERLLYEARVDVVFSGHVHAYERFARIYDNEANPCGPVHITIGDGGNREGLAFDFQKNHKLARLSLMREASFGHGRLSVVNATAARWAWHRNDDADSTVRDELWLESLAANGACRRTQPFADYRSDEL